A window of the Radiobacillus deserti genome harbors these coding sequences:
- a CDS encoding DUF421 domain-containing protein: protein MGLIELAVRASIAFVTLLVLARIMGRKEISQMTFFNFISAISIGTIGGSLVINNTLSIRNGVLALVGWSAFTLLMDFLDIRSKKEARTVIEGQPRIVIKNGQIMEQEMRKVRLDIDALNALLRQKKVFSIKDVEYAIFETNGKLSVMKKESKQNVSKSDMKVSSEKKPVYPMSTEVVSSGKINYVNLDKLNMDEEWLQGELQKAGAEDVSDVFYAEIQKDGSLYIDFKQDTVH, encoded by the coding sequence ATGGGATTAATTGAACTTGCTGTTCGGGCTAGTATTGCATTCGTCACTTTATTAGTTTTAGCTCGCATTATGGGAAGAAAAGAAATTAGCCAGATGACATTCTTTAATTTCATTTCTGCGATTTCAATCGGTACGATTGGAGGTTCCTTGGTAATAAACAATACACTGTCTATTCGAAATGGTGTATTAGCATTAGTAGGTTGGAGTGCATTCACCTTACTTATGGATTTCCTTGACATTAGATCCAAAAAAGAAGCAAGGACAGTCATTGAAGGTCAGCCTCGAATCGTCATTAAAAACGGACAAATTATGGAACAAGAAATGCGAAAAGTTCGGTTGGATATTGATGCACTGAATGCATTATTGAGACAAAAAAAGGTATTTTCGATTAAAGATGTTGAGTATGCTATCTTTGAAACGAATGGAAAACTTTCTGTGATGAAAAAGGAATCCAAGCAAAATGTTTCAAAATCCGATATGAAGGTATCATCCGAGAAAAAACCCGTTTACCCGATGTCGACGGAGGTAGTATCAAGTGGAAAAATAAACTATGTAAACCTGGACAAACTTAATATGGATGAGGAATGGTTACAAGGAGAACTCCAAAAAGCCGGTGCGGAAGATGTATCCGACGTATTTTATGCAGAAATTCAAAAGGATGGTTCATTGTATATTGATTTTAAACAAGATACCGTTCATTAA
- a CDS encoding DegV family protein has product MGKIAWITDSASGLSQEFIEKHNIFVLPMNVIVNDISYREDIDITKEEFYEKLKVHGIGAKTSQPTFGEFVNLYEKLKNEYDYGIALHASSELTGTYQSSKSASEMSGFPVEVIDSRIGAYPLGKMMDIGIQLENQGVEYEEIVKTLRTLPSKAQVFLLPESLEQLRRSGRVSAAKSALASIMNIKLMLCFDDGKVVIHDKVRTSNRARKKMNQIISETIEKHRLKELCILHAGVFEQAQQWKEELENIHEQIKFKIETLVPVAGVHTGYGTLGVAWLAN; this is encoded by the coding sequence ATGGGAAAAATTGCTTGGATTACAGATAGTGCTTCTGGTTTGTCGCAAGAGTTTATAGAAAAACATAATATCTTTGTTTTGCCAATGAATGTCATTGTGAATGATATTTCATATCGTGAAGACATCGATATTACAAAAGAGGAATTCTACGAAAAACTGAAGGTGCATGGCATCGGTGCGAAAACAAGCCAACCAACCTTCGGTGAATTTGTGAATCTCTATGAGAAATTGAAAAACGAGTACGATTATGGAATAGCACTTCATGCATCTAGCGAGTTAACAGGAACTTATCAAAGTTCAAAGAGTGCATCGGAAATGTCTGGCTTTCCTGTAGAAGTGATTGATTCAAGAATTGGAGCCTATCCATTGGGGAAAATGATGGATATCGGTATCCAATTAGAAAATCAAGGTGTGGAATATGAGGAAATTGTCAAGACACTTCGCACACTACCTAGTAAAGCCCAAGTATTTCTTCTACCTGAGAGCCTAGAGCAATTAAGAAGAAGTGGAAGAGTAAGTGCTGCGAAATCAGCACTAGCAAGTATTATGAATATAAAGTTAATGCTATGTTTTGATGATGGCAAAGTGGTCATTCACGATAAAGTGAGAACGAGTAATCGGGCTCGAAAGAAAATGAACCAAATTATCTCGGAGACCATAGAAAAACATAGGCTAAAGGAATTGTGTATTTTACATGCTGGTGTATTCGAGCAAGCGCAACAATGGAAGGAAGAGCTTGAAAACATACATGAGCAAATCAAATTCAAAATTGAAACGCTTGTTCCTGTAGCTGGCGTTCATACAGGCTACGGTACACTGGGTGTGGCCTGGTTAGCGAATTAA
- a CDS encoding YIEGIA family protein: MSDQILSTEHIVLIVTALVVGTVARAITIKEDFRQYPSYPNGYLIHLVTGFVAAALGAVAIPALMTKNFVAVTFLTLAIQQFRDVRKSERESLKDLENTEFTFRGDAYIDGISKTFEARNYLALVVAFITALTIQLIRTELLWLEMLLGIVAGLVCLYLLKSFSRGKRIGDIADVKEGLVEVKGSELFVDGIFVSNILGSENAATMFQKEGIAVVLTPKEQHYRVTLDNFGQRQAALFEATRTLGVKRYHFSRKEYNQGRVVITFVPILRDVPKLVEAMKNTPVLESSKKSHGLMK; the protein is encoded by the coding sequence ATGTCAGACCAGATTCTTTCTACGGAACATATTGTTCTGATTGTTACAGCATTAGTAGTTGGTACGGTAGCTCGTGCTATTACTATTAAAGAAGACTTTAGACAATATCCTAGCTATCCGAATGGATATTTAATTCATCTCGTAACAGGGTTCGTTGCAGCTGCGCTTGGAGCGGTAGCCATACCGGCGCTCATGACAAAGAATTTTGTAGCTGTAACTTTTCTCACTTTAGCAATTCAACAATTCCGAGATGTACGTAAATCAGAGAGAGAAAGCCTAAAAGATTTAGAGAATACAGAGTTCACCTTTCGAGGAGATGCCTATATTGATGGAATCTCTAAAACGTTTGAAGCGCGAAATTACCTTGCCTTAGTTGTTGCCTTTATTACAGCACTTACAATTCAGCTTATTCGTACAGAGTTGTTATGGCTGGAGATGTTATTAGGTATTGTAGCTGGATTAGTTTGTTTATATTTGTTAAAGAGTTTTTCCAGAGGAAAAAGAATTGGAGATATTGCAGACGTAAAAGAAGGACTAGTTGAAGTGAAGGGATCGGAGCTATTCGTAGATGGTATATTTGTATCTAATATTCTAGGGAGTGAAAACGCAGCAACTATGTTTCAAAAAGAAGGAATTGCTGTAGTGTTAACTCCAAAGGAACAGCATTATCGAGTGACTTTAGATAATTTTGGACAAAGGCAGGCTGCCTTATTCGAAGCAACACGTACATTAGGAGTGAAAAGGTACCATTTTAGTAGGAAGGAATACAATCAAGGAAGGGTCGTTATCACGTTCGTTCCAATTCTAAGAGATGTTCCGAAATTAGTAGAAGCAATGAAGAATACGCCTGTTTTGGAAAGCTCTAAGAAGAGTCATGGATTAATGAAATAG
- a CDS encoding capping complex subunit for YIEGIA, translating to MGRESSQKPSYEILAYLTKHKERFLGGTPLALFASDDEQLSTMTADIAKAMKADVVRMKNGDYLIIRV from the coding sequence TTGGGTAGAGAATCAAGTCAAAAACCTAGTTATGAAATATTAGCCTATCTTACGAAACATAAGGAAAGGTTCCTGGGAGGAACTCCTTTAGCACTTTTTGCGTCCGATGATGAACAGCTTTCTACGATGACTGCAGATATTGCGAAAGCTATGAAGGCGGATGTAGTAAGGATGAAGAACGGGGACTACTTGATTATCCGTGTATGA
- a CDS encoding phosphotransferase enzyme family protein, whose translation MEKMIEKILTEEVLSYFSEKFQLRNDRKKLGDFENYVFEVYQDETPYILRLTHSSHRHEEELHSEVDWLNFLFNNGLRVPKAHLSIDGNLVESLIASDGSSFHASLFSKAEGKQVRFSDPEFSKKLFFKWGQMIGSMHRVTKKYTPEPNIKKRPNWDEDDLLDVGRYVQDKVVVDKVTEFLTELNKLPKNNDNFGLIHNDIHSGNFFYNGKNVEVFDFDDSCYLWFASDIAIPLYYSILGRFPKEKYKEKEAFAKTFLHAFIDGYKVENRLPADWDKNLPLFFRLRDITLYTVLHKKIMEEDRDEDVKSLIIELRERIVSGDSIVDVKNIL comes from the coding sequence ATGGAGAAGATGATTGAAAAGATATTAACAGAAGAAGTGTTGAGTTATTTCAGCGAAAAATTTCAGTTAAGAAACGACCGAAAAAAACTTGGGGATTTTGAAAACTATGTGTTCGAAGTATATCAAGACGAAACTCCATACATATTACGTTTAACACATAGTTCTCACAGACACGAAGAAGAACTCCATTCTGAAGTTGATTGGCTTAATTTTTTGTTCAACAATGGGCTCAGAGTACCTAAAGCACATCTCTCCATAGATGGAAATCTTGTAGAAAGCTTAATAGCATCTGATGGGTCTAGCTTTCATGCTAGTTTATTTTCGAAAGCTGAAGGAAAACAAGTTCGTTTCTCTGATCCGGAATTTTCCAAGAAGCTATTTTTTAAATGGGGTCAAATGATAGGGAGCATGCACCGAGTAACCAAGAAGTACACTCCAGAACCAAATATTAAAAAACGACCTAACTGGGATGAGGACGATTTACTCGATGTAGGAAGATATGTTCAAGACAAAGTAGTTGTAGACAAAGTTACCGAATTTTTAACGGAATTAAATAAGCTTCCAAAGAACAACGATAATTTTGGACTAATTCATAATGATATTCACTCGGGAAATTTCTTTTATAATGGAAAAAACGTTGAAGTATTTGATTTTGATGATAGCTGTTATTTGTGGTTTGCATCAGATATAGCCATTCCATTATATTATTCTATTTTGGGAAGATTTCCAAAGGAGAAATATAAGGAGAAAGAAGCATTCGCAAAAACATTTTTGCATGCGTTTATAGATGGTTATAAAGTGGAAAACCGACTTCCAGCCGATTGGGATAAGAACTTGCCTTTGTTTTTCCGGTTAAGAGATATCACACTTTACACGGTGCTCCATAAAAAAATAATGGAAGAAGATAGAGACGAGGATGTGAAAAGTCTAATAATCGAGCTTAGAGAACGAATTGTTAGTGGCGACTCGATAGTAGATGTGAAGAATATACTTTAG
- a CDS encoding FadR/GntR family transcriptional regulator: MKTLRKPRLSERAAEEIKQYIKQEQLKEGDRLPSISELINSLGIGRSTLREALQLLESQGILEILNGKGTFVKDTNPYQIHTSFDITNEKHFLLEALEVRFALEGKAVELAAKFATEDEINKMEFYLKEYVRFIELDDRDNANQADSLFHRTIYDASKNELLKSIIESVWDSFYEFWNEPFGKQDIFDPSYPHHESLLLAIKNKDTFQAKQAFTEIMESVRTSIESI, from the coding sequence TTGAAGACCTTAAGGAAGCCAAGGCTTTCCGAACGAGCTGCTGAAGAGATTAAGCAGTATATTAAACAAGAACAATTGAAAGAGGGGGATCGTCTTCCTTCTATATCAGAACTAATTAATAGTCTAGGAATTGGGAGATCTACGTTGCGGGAAGCATTACAGCTACTCGAATCCCAAGGAATACTAGAAATATTGAATGGAAAAGGTACTTTTGTTAAAGATACAAATCCTTATCAAATTCATACCTCTTTTGATATTACAAATGAGAAGCATTTTCTATTAGAAGCGCTTGAGGTTAGATTTGCATTAGAAGGTAAAGCAGTTGAATTGGCAGCGAAATTTGCCACAGAAGATGAAATTAACAAAATGGAGTTCTATCTGAAAGAATACGTCCGTTTTATTGAACTTGATGACCGAGATAATGCAAATCAAGCAGATTCATTATTCCATCGTACTATATATGATGCTTCTAAAAACGAACTGCTGAAAAGTATTATTGAGTCTGTTTGGGATTCTTTTTACGAGTTTTGGAATGAGCCATTTGGGAAACAGGATATTTTTGACCCAAGCTATCCTCATCATGAATCACTATTATTAGCTATTAAAAATAAAGACACGTTCCAAGCTAAACAAGCTTTTACCGAAATTATGGAATCTGTTCGAACATCCATTGAAAGCATATAA
- a CDS encoding trans-sulfuration enzyme family protein translates to MYTDEEICSSIGNRESNEYGAVSPPIYQTSIFTFEDFRAFVDAQKNERENYVYTRGVNPSVQFLEEKIALLERGEKCKCFGSGMGAISAVFHSLLESGDHVLFMNNIYGPTLELAKHLSKFNIEYDVLEPDVFKLEEAIKPNTKMIYLESPGTMLMKVLDLRKVADIAKKHRIITAIDNTWSTPIYQKPLTLGIDISIHSLTKYIGGHSDVMGGAVIGQKSLIDRIFKIGHQLNGAVLSPNDAFLITRGLRTLPLRLKQHQESVKKVIEYLQTKEDVTKIYHPSIEEKDFLSEQMLGYSGLFSFVLKDPSFAKVSKFISSLQLFKIGVSWGGYESLVISPLKDNNEEILEMQGIPIGIIRLSVGLEGSELQISDLEQAFQKLKE, encoded by the coding sequence ATGTACACCGACGAAGAAATTTGCTCAAGCATAGGAAATAGAGAATCGAATGAATATGGTGCAGTATCACCACCAATTTACCAAACTAGCATTTTTACTTTTGAAGACTTTCGTGCTTTTGTTGATGCACAAAAAAACGAAAGAGAGAATTACGTGTACACACGAGGGGTAAACCCTTCTGTGCAATTTTTGGAGGAGAAGATAGCTCTTTTAGAACGTGGGGAAAAATGTAAATGTTTTGGTTCTGGGATGGGAGCGATAAGTGCAGTTTTTCATTCATTATTGGAAAGTGGAGACCATGTATTGTTTATGAATAACATTTATGGGCCGACGTTAGAGTTAGCGAAGCATTTATCGAAATTTAATATTGAATATGATGTTTTAGAACCGGATGTTTTTAAGTTGGAAGAAGCAATTAAACCAAATACAAAGATGATATATCTGGAAAGTCCCGGTACCATGCTTATGAAGGTATTGGATTTACGGAAAGTTGCTGATATTGCTAAAAAGCACCGTATTATTACGGCTATTGACAACACTTGGTCTACCCCTATATACCAGAAACCATTAACGTTAGGTATTGATATTTCCATTCACTCTTTAACAAAGTACATAGGAGGTCATAGTGATGTCATGGGGGGAGCGGTAATCGGGCAGAAATCTCTGATTGATCGAATTTTTAAAATCGGTCATCAGTTAAATGGGGCGGTACTAAGTCCAAATGATGCTTTCTTAATAACACGTGGATTACGAACACTCCCGTTGCGTTTAAAGCAACACCAGGAGAGTGTGAAAAAAGTCATTGAATATCTTCAAACAAAAGAGGATGTCACAAAGATATACCATCCAAGTATAGAAGAAAAAGATTTTCTTTCTGAACAAATGCTTGGCTATTCTGGTTTATTCAGCTTTGTATTAAAGGACCCAAGTTTTGCAAAGGTTTCTAAGTTTATAAGCAGCTTACAGCTATTCAAAATTGGAGTCAGTTGGGGCGGGTATGAAAGTTTAGTTATCTCACCACTAAAAGATAACAATGAGGAAATTCTTGAGATGCAAGGAATTCCCATCGGTATCATTAGGTTGTCAGTAGGGTTAGAAGGATCAGAATTGCAAATATCTGATTTAGAACAGGCATTTCAAAAACTCAAAGAATAA